A single genomic interval of Leptospira dzoumogneensis harbors:
- the nuoH gene encoding NADH-quinone oxidoreductase subunit NuoH: MDWNIVLLWLLKSALFFLVFITACAYYTLAERKVAGFIQDRKGPNRAGPLGLLQPLADGIKFLTKEEIFPKNVNRVMYLIAPAISMTCAIMAWAVVPLGGTVILPEFLAREVGFTSLDLQIANPDTGILFLFAISSLSVYGIILAGWSSNNKYSLIGGIRATAQMISYELPLGLSVAAIVILTGSLKLTDINDAQIGLWNIFKLPGFIAFSVFVVAMFAETNRLPFDLAEAESELVVGFHTEYGAFKFALFFIAEYMNMITMSCVVTILFFGGYHLPFGWLSGSVWQAWAGLGFFTLKVLFFAFLFMWVRWTLPRFRYDQLMTIGWKKMIPWAVANIIVASVYVSLDGFWKW; encoded by the coding sequence ATGGATTGGAATATAGTTCTACTCTGGTTATTAAAAAGTGCGCTTTTTTTTCTAGTGTTCATCACCGCTTGTGCGTATTATACATTAGCAGAACGTAAAGTAGCAGGATTTATCCAGGACAGAAAAGGTCCAAACCGCGCGGGCCCTCTCGGTTTATTACAACCTTTGGCCGACGGGATCAAGTTCTTAACTAAGGAAGAGATCTTTCCTAAAAATGTGAATAGGGTCATGTATTTGATCGCACCTGCGATCTCCATGACCTGCGCGATCATGGCTTGGGCTGTGGTTCCTTTGGGCGGGACCGTGATCTTGCCTGAATTTTTGGCGAGAGAAGTAGGATTTACTTCTTTAGATCTGCAAATCGCGAATCCTGATACCGGGATCTTGTTCTTATTTGCGATCTCCAGTCTTTCCGTTTACGGGATTATCTTAGCGGGTTGGTCCAGTAATAATAAATATTCTTTGATCGGTGGGATCCGTGCTACCGCTCAGATGATCAGTTACGAATTGCCTCTGGGTTTGTCTGTTGCGGCTATCGTGATCTTGACCGGATCTTTAAAACTCACGGACATCAATGATGCTCAGATCGGTCTTTGGAATATTTTTAAACTTCCAGGCTTTATTGCATTTTCAGTTTTCGTGGTGGCTATGTTTGCGGAAACAAACAGGCTTCCTTTCGATTTAGCGGAAGCGGAATCCGAATTAGTAGTTGGATTTCATACAGAGTATGGTGCATTCAAATTCGCGTTATTCTTCATTGCGGAATATATGAATATGATCACCATGAGTTGTGTGGTTACCATTTTATTCTTTGGTGGATACCATCTTCCTTTTGGTTGGTTAAGCGGTTCGGTTTGGCAGGCCTGGGCGGGACTCGGTTTCTTTACTCTTAAGGTCTTATTCTTCGCATTTTTATTCATGTGGGTGAGATGGACCCTGCCTAGATTCAGATACGATCAGTTGATGACTATCGGCTGGAAAAAAATGATCCCTTGGGCGGTAGCGAATATAATAGTCGCAAGCGTTTACGTTAGTTTGGACGGTTTCTGGAAATGGTAG
- a CDS encoding SseB family protein: MSGFKNLLSSVKEYFEPIPKFDGENAKFREAIYLYSKNRSEKNLEKLSAELTKAYFLIPHAGADAAPKKVKPKKKAAAKKKKKTPPKKGPEPIILLYVSDERGRVFLPAFSHPSEAIRYFKKETALVPITARELWALGLQNKGVSGVAIDPGSTLWLLSRDHLELLQKEK, from the coding sequence ATGTCCGGTTTTAAAAACTTACTCTCTTCAGTTAAAGAATATTTTGAGCCTATTCCCAAGTTCGATGGAGAGAATGCGAAGTTCAGAGAGGCAATCTATCTTTATTCCAAAAATCGTTCCGAGAAAAACTTAGAAAAACTTTCCGCCGAACTTACCAAGGCTTACTTTCTGATCCCTCATGCCGGCGCGGATGCGGCTCCTAAAAAGGTAAAACCCAAGAAAAAAGCGGCCGCTAAAAAAAAGAAGAAGACTCCTCCTAAAAAAGGGCCTGAACCTATCATATTATTATACGTAAGCGATGAACGCGGCAGGGTATTCTTACCTGCATTCTCACATCCTTCCGAAGCGATCCGTTATTTTAAAAAAGAAACTGCTCTTGTTCCTATCACTGCCAGAGAATTGTGGGCCTTAGGTCTGCAGAACAAAGGGGTTTCCGGGGTTGCTATCGATCCTGGCTCTACGTTATGGTTGCTCTCCAGAGATCATTTGGAATTATTGCAAAAAGAAAAATAA
- a CDS encoding NADH-quinone oxidoreductase subunit J family protein, translating to MVGIFDNPQLLLFFIFSGVLVAGALGVVFHPNPISSAVLLVLSFFALAGIYAVIGSVFVATMQVLVYAGAIMVLVVFVLMLLSLHDEGIAKLWDHPLKKVLVLSVVALLAIVLITSVREGIPNTEASPKGYSDSGSYEYTLSKSEEGKAGVIAEGNTAAVGSSMFLDYLLPFEIVSILLLAAVLGAVILGKKNLGKKTEEGEP from the coding sequence ATGGTAGGAATATTCGATAATCCTCAGCTTCTGCTCTTTTTTATATTCAGCGGAGTATTGGTTGCCGGAGCATTGGGAGTTGTTTTTCATCCGAATCCTATCAGTTCTGCGGTTTTACTCGTGCTTTCCTTTTTTGCGTTAGCCGGAATTTATGCGGTTATCGGTTCCGTTTTCGTGGCAACCATGCAGGTTTTGGTCTATGCGGGTGCCATCATGGTGCTTGTGGTTTTTGTTCTGATGCTTCTATCTTTGCACGATGAAGGGATCGCAAAACTTTGGGATCATCCGCTTAAAAAAGTTTTGGTCCTTTCTGTTGTGGCATTGCTCGCTATTGTGCTAATCACTTCCGTTAGAGAAGGAATTCCGAATACGGAAGCTTCTCCTAAAGGATATTCTGATTCCGGTTCTTACGAGTATACATTATCCAAATCGGAAGAAGGTAAGGCAGGAGTGATCGCAGAAGGGAACACCGCAGCGGTAGGAAGTTCCATGTTTTTGGATTATCTTCTTCCTTTCGAAATAGTTTCCATATTACTTTTAGCAGCCGTACTTGGCGCAGTTATATTAGGAAAAAAGAATTTAGGTAAAAAAACAGAAGAAGGGGAGCCATGA
- a CDS encoding complex I subunit 4 family protein codes for MPQYYLSILLFLPVLGIPFLFFSKNEKWIRLWSSIVTLGVCAMTMPLFLEFLKGDSGFQFTHHIWNFLKLQSGGLDYHIAIDGFSLLLVAMSALLFFLSALSAFSNVKHRVREFFILLLLVETGVIGVFLSVNLIQFYVFWEWMVLPFTLMVGIWGEKGRIKAAMKYLVFSFTGSVFMLASILVLYHYTHTFDLEELAVVSLNSIPANIKFWLFVGFSFAFAIKVPLFPFHTWMPDVHEEAPTVGSVDLAGILLKIGLFAYVRVVIPIFPQVFLEYRNLLTALAVAGIVYGALVALTQKNSKRLVAFSSLSHMGFCILGILTLTEEGVAGGMLQMVNHGFTSGLLFFILGFLHERTGSNELKDYSGLAKSAPFLAVAIGLAAFASAGLPGTNGFVGEFLVLIGTFKYSLLYGFLAGTAVIFAAGYMLYFARNLLFGEPNSLSSGLTPLNAREKFIISIVAGIIILTGIFPNILLTYLKPSARVVLNLTSKQALQERAFLEQEGTLKNTKKKFINYRTLGAEPPSYEDRISSGRGAGIPGKKTVSQEAEE; via the coding sequence GTGCCCCAGTACTATTTAAGCATTCTATTATTTTTGCCTGTTTTAGGGATCCCTTTCTTATTCTTTTCTAAAAACGAAAAATGGATAAGACTTTGGTCTTCGATCGTAACTCTTGGAGTGTGTGCGATGACCATGCCTCTCTTTTTGGAATTCTTGAAAGGAGACAGCGGTTTTCAATTTACGCACCATATCTGGAACTTTCTGAAATTACAGTCAGGAGGTTTGGATTATCATATAGCGATAGACGGATTCTCCTTATTGCTCGTAGCGATGTCCGCACTTCTATTCTTTCTTTCCGCCTTATCCGCTTTTTCTAATGTAAAGCATAGGGTCAGGGAATTTTTTATACTTCTTCTTTTAGTAGAAACAGGAGTGATCGGAGTATTTCTTTCAGTCAACCTGATACAATTTTACGTTTTCTGGGAATGGATGGTCCTACCTTTCACATTGATGGTAGGGATCTGGGGGGAAAAAGGAAGAATTAAGGCTGCGATGAAATATCTGGTATTCTCATTTACCGGATCCGTTTTCATGCTCGCGAGTATTTTAGTTTTATATCATTACACTCACACATTCGATCTGGAAGAATTGGCAGTAGTATCTCTGAATTCTATTCCTGCGAATATTAAGTTTTGGTTATTCGTAGGATTCAGTTTCGCATTCGCGATCAAGGTGCCTCTATTTCCTTTCCATACTTGGATGCCTGATGTTCACGAAGAAGCTCCAACTGTAGGTTCCGTGGACTTGGCGGGGATTCTATTGAAGATCGGACTATTCGCCTATGTTAGAGTAGTGATCCCGATTTTCCCTCAGGTATTTTTGGAATATCGTAATCTACTTACCGCTCTTGCTGTTGCAGGGATCGTTTACGGGGCTCTGGTCGCTTTAACTCAGAAAAACAGTAAACGCCTGGTTGCATTCTCTTCTCTTTCTCATATGGGATTCTGTATTTTAGGGATCTTAACACTTACCGAAGAAGGTGTGGCGGGCGGAATGCTCCAAATGGTGAATCATGGATTCACTTCGGGACTTTTGTTCTTTATATTAGGATTTTTACATGAACGAACAGGAAGTAATGAGTTAAAGGATTATTCAGGCCTTGCTAAATCAGCTCCATTCTTGGCAGTTGCGATCGGCCTGGCCGCTTTTGCGAGTGCCGGTCTTCCAGGTACAAACGGATTCGTGGGAGAATTTTTAGTTCTGATCGGAACTTTTAAATACAGTCTTCTGTATGGATTCTTGGCAGGAACTGCAGTCATCTTTGCTGCAGGGTATATGTTGTATTTTGCTCGAAACTTACTATTCGGAGAGCCGAATTCATTATCTTCCGGTTTGACCCCTTTAAATGCGCGGGAGAAGTTTATAATCTCTATAGTTGCAGGAATTATAATATTAACCGGGATTTTCCCCAATATTCTACTAACGTATTTGAAACCAAGTGCGAGAGTAGTATTGAACCTGACTTCTAAACAAGCACTGCAAGAAAGAGCCTTTTTGGAACAGGAAGGTACTCTGAAAAACACTAAAAAGAAATTTATAAATTATAGGACCTTGGGTGCCGAGCCTCCTAGTTATGAGGATAGGATCAGTTCCGGAAGAGGAGCAGGGATCCCAGGCAAAAAGACGGTATCTCAAGAGGCGGAAGAATGA
- a CDS encoding NADH-quinone oxidoreductase subunit N — MNLIPNSNDLISILPILVLSGGGILLLGLQFFFQGFEFRIVRFTSGLVLIAAFFSLFVSQSNPGLGSYFSGHYEISTIGFWFGALYLIAAFCTVLASPRVLEQHNMEFPEFYPLLLFSVVGMFLMTSGTDTVTIFVGLELMSVCLYVLVGMARSDVYSLEASLKYFLLGSFSTGFFLFGMAFLFGGSGTTHLQDSLKPLLSSGFDSNFTKIGLLLLLTGISFKIALFPYHSWTPDAYEGALTPVTGFMATASKSASMGLLLVVFSKLPISNSGGEWTWIMGILALMSMTYGNFVALKQTSLKRVLAYSSIAHAGYVVAGISLGGKEEALFYLIVYSFMSLGAFAILSFLEEGNRHVTYESIAGLAKSRPWTSFTLLIFFLSLAGIPPLGGFWAKLFLFQKIAEGTDQISRLLLIGGIANSALALYYYVKVGILAYMSSEEGEISKLDPPKASYGVLFVSAISLAAVLVGWYFIQPKDLNSLKFANKSAELQK; from the coding sequence ATGAATTTAATTCCAAATTCCAACGATCTAATTTCTATACTTCCGATCCTGGTACTTTCCGGAGGAGGGATCTTATTACTTGGATTGCAGTTCTTTTTCCAAGGATTCGAATTTAGGATCGTAAGATTCACTTCCGGTTTGGTTTTGATCGCCGCATTCTTCTCCTTATTCGTTTCTCAATCGAATCCCGGGTTAGGATCCTATTTTTCAGGACATTATGAGATTTCCACCATCGGCTTTTGGTTCGGGGCATTATACCTGATTGCAGCATTCTGTACTGTTCTTGCTTCCCCGAGAGTATTAGAACAACATAATATGGAATTTCCTGAATTCTATCCTCTTCTTCTTTTCTCAGTGGTAGGGATGTTCCTAATGACTTCCGGAACGGATACGGTTACCATCTTTGTCGGCCTCGAATTAATGTCCGTATGTTTGTATGTTCTGGTAGGAATGGCAAGAAGTGATGTTTATTCTTTAGAAGCCAGCTTGAAGTATTTTCTTTTAGGAAGTTTTTCCACAGGATTTTTCCTATTCGGAATGGCGTTCTTATTCGGAGGATCAGGCACAACTCATCTACAGGATTCGTTAAAACCTTTGCTCAGTTCAGGATTCGATTCCAATTTTACTAAGATCGGATTATTACTTCTATTGACCGGGATCTCATTCAAGATCGCATTATTCCCTTATCATTCTTGGACTCCGGATGCGTACGAAGGCGCCTTAACTCCGGTTACCGGATTTATGGCTACAGCTTCTAAGTCCGCTTCTATGGGATTATTGCTGGTTGTATTTTCAAAACTTCCTATTTCCAATTCAGGCGGAGAATGGACTTGGATCATGGGAATTTTAGCTTTGATGTCCATGACTTACGGGAACTTCGTAGCTTTAAAGCAGACAAGTTTAAAAAGAGTTTTGGCATATTCTTCCATTGCTCATGCAGGCTATGTGGTCGCGGGGATCTCCTTAGGCGGGAAAGAAGAAGCGTTATTCTACCTGATCGTATATTCTTTCATGAGTTTAGGAGCATTTGCTATTCTTTCTTTCTTGGAAGAAGGCAATCGCCACGTAACGTATGAATCTATCGCCGGACTCGCAAAGTCCAGACCTTGGACGAGCTTCACACTATTGATATTCTTCCTATCTTTAGCTGGAATTCCTCCTTTGGGTGGATTCTGGGCGAAATTATTCCTATTCCAAAAGATCGCAGAAGGAACGGATCAGATCTCAAGATTATTGCTCATCGGAGGGATTGCAAACTCCGCATTAGCATTATATTATTATGTTAAGGTGGGGATACTTGCCTATATGAGCTCTGAAGAAGGAGAAATTTCTAAATTAGATCCTCCTAAAGCAAGTTACGGAGTTCTGTTCGTATCCGCAATTTCTTTGGCGGCAGTGTTAGTCGGGTGGTATTTTATCCAGCCTAAGGATTTGAATAGTCTCAAGTTCGCAAATAAATCTGCAGAATTACAAAAGTAA
- the nuoK gene encoding NADH-quinone oxidoreductase subunit NuoK, with protein sequence MNPGILKPTLAGIPVEYLLILACIIFSIGVAGVLFRRSAVVIFMSIELMLNSVNLVFVVFSKSLHQVQGEVVVFFVMAIAAVEAAIGLALVVAIHRKKKTSFVDEMNLMKW encoded by the coding sequence ATGAATCCGGGAATTCTGAAACCAACTCTTGCGGGAATTCCCGTAGAATATCTGCTGATCCTTGCCTGTATTATTTTTTCCATCGGTGTAGCCGGTGTTTTGTTCAGAAGAAGTGCGGTAGTCATCTTCATGAGTATAGAACTCATGTTGAACTCGGTAAATTTGGTATTTGTCGTTTTTTCAAAATCACTTCATCAGGTACAGGGAGAAGTGGTCGTATTTTTCGTGATGGCAATCGCGGCAGTAGAGGCGGCGATCGGTCTCGCCCTGGTGGTTGCAATTCACAGAAAGAAAAAGACAAGTTTCGTAGACGAAATGAATTTAATGAAATGGTAA
- a CDS encoding MAPEG family protein: MQKEYWLLPIGALALLTFFVLLQIPIRRLYAGFIGKVIVDDFKFGESKNVPHWVTIPNRNYMNLLEMPLLFYLICLIQYLTNSIDPLNFKLAWIYVGFRFAHSLIHLTYNNVIHRLIIFASSNLILFGIWVNYFRQYLKIIFWG; encoded by the coding sequence ATGCAAAAAGAATATTGGCTTCTTCCGATCGGAGCGTTAGCTCTATTGACTTTTTTCGTTTTATTACAGATCCCGATACGTCGCTTATACGCAGGATTTATCGGAAAAGTGATCGTCGATGATTTTAAATTCGGAGAATCCAAAAACGTCCCTCATTGGGTAACTATTCCAAATCGGAATTACATGAACTTATTGGAAATGCCGCTCTTATTCTATCTGATCTGCCTGATACAATATCTAACTAACTCGATTGATCCTTTAAATTTTAAACTGGCTTGGATCTATGTGGGATTCAGGTTCGCACATAGTTTGATCCATCTCACATATAATAACGTTATTCATAGATTGATCATTTTTGCTTCGAGCAATTTGATCTTGTTCGGGATCTGGGTGAACTACTTCAGACAATATCTGAAGATCATTTTTTGGGGATAA
- the nuoL gene encoding NADH-quinone oxidoreductase subunit L, protein MSWEILISVLAFSPLLGSVLNALFGRYWKGLSGPIGTSLSFVSFAASVFAYLQFHPLERQDAQIITLFNWVDVGNFKVDLAYQVDQLSLFMALIITGIGSLIHLYSIGYMKGNPGIGRFFSYLNLFVFFMLHLVLAENLVVLFFGWEGVGLCSYLLIGFDTHKENAAQASIKAFVTNRIADLAMIGGIALTYWLAGSVSFITISESLPQAKFLLNALPFVAICFFIGAMGKSAQFPFHVWLPDAMAGPTPVSALIHAATMVTAGLFLIARLNFIFILVPKVGFWIVCIGTFTAFFAATIGVYQNDIKKVLAYSTVSQLGYMFVAMGTGAYVAGLFHLLTHAFFKALLFLGSGSVIHGLSDEQDLRRMGGLKSQMKITWWTFLLGTLAIVGAPPFSGFFSKDLILEKAFYFHPVFFGMGIATAFLTTFYMFRLTFLAFTGKSRVSNHVHPHESPWTMTVPLVILALGAAFSGYLLIPESLGGGIDFLEKYFSPVFAKGLLYYSQQKGALEAHHLSHELELLLAGLSLGAILLGVGVYWFFFGKKEKLPLDESSYTGWRILPANKYFIDEIFKNVLIGPISALSEFLSEVVEKRLIDRVLTGTGKFSGGVASILRRVQTGTVVDYAFLIVLGTVLILSVFLWRGI, encoded by the coding sequence ATGAGTTGGGAAATCCTTATATCCGTTCTGGCTTTTTCTCCTCTTCTTGGGTCCGTATTAAACGCATTATTCGGAAGATATTGGAAAGGTCTCTCGGGGCCGATCGGGACCTCATTGTCTTTCGTATCCTTTGCTGCGAGTGTATTCGCTTATCTGCAATTCCATCCTTTGGAAAGACAAGATGCTCAGATTATAACTCTATTCAATTGGGTAGATGTCGGGAATTTCAAAGTGGATCTCGCATACCAAGTAGATCAACTTTCACTTTTTATGGCACTGATCATCACAGGGATCGGAAGTTTGATCCATCTTTATTCCATCGGATACATGAAAGGGAATCCTGGGATCGGAAGATTTTTTTCTTATCTGAACTTATTCGTATTCTTTATGCTCCATTTGGTTTTAGCGGAAAACCTGGTGGTCCTATTTTTCGGCTGGGAAGGTGTAGGACTTTGTTCTTATCTTCTGATCGGATTTGATACTCATAAGGAGAACGCTGCACAAGCAAGTATTAAAGCTTTTGTTACCAATAGGATCGCCGACTTGGCGATGATAGGAGGGATCGCGCTTACTTATTGGCTGGCAGGTTCCGTTTCCTTTATTACAATTTCTGAATCTTTGCCTCAGGCAAAGTTTTTACTGAACGCTCTTCCTTTTGTGGCGATCTGCTTCTTTATAGGTGCAATGGGTAAGTCCGCTCAGTTCCCGTTCCATGTTTGGCTGCCGGATGCGATGGCTGGTCCGACTCCGGTTTCCGCTTTGATCCACGCTGCAACGATGGTGACTGCAGGATTATTCCTGATCGCAAGATTGAATTTTATTTTTATTTTAGTTCCTAAGGTCGGCTTTTGGATCGTTTGTATCGGAACATTCACTGCATTTTTTGCAGCGACCATTGGTGTTTATCAGAACGATATTAAAAAAGTTTTAGCGTATTCCACTGTTTCTCAGTTAGGCTATATGTTTGTGGCGATGGGAACCGGTGCTTATGTGGCGGGGCTTTTCCATTTACTAACTCATGCATTCTTTAAGGCACTATTGTTCTTGGGTTCCGGCTCAGTGATCCATGGATTATCCGATGAGCAGGATTTAAGAAGAATGGGAGGACTCAAGTCCCAGATGAAGATCACTTGGTGGACCTTCCTTTTGGGAACCCTGGCGATTGTAGGAGCTCCACCATTCAGCGGATTTTTCTCTAAGGATCTTATCCTCGAGAAAGCGTTCTATTTTCATCCTGTATTCTTTGGAATGGGGATCGCTACCGCGTTCTTAACCACATTCTATATGTTCCGCTTAACGTTCTTGGCGTTTACCGGTAAATCCAGGGTTTCTAACCATGTACATCCTCATGAATCTCCTTGGACTATGACTGTGCCATTGGTGATCTTGGCATTAGGTGCGGCATTCTCCGGATATTTACTCATTCCTGAATCCTTAGGAGGAGGAATTGATTTCTTAGAGAAATACTTCTCTCCTGTTTTTGCAAAAGGGTTACTGTACTATTCTCAGCAAAAAGGTGCTTTGGAAGCTCATCATTTAAGCCATGAGTTGGAACTCCTACTAGCTGGACTTTCTTTAGGAGCAATCTTGCTTGGAGTAGGGGTCTATTGGTTCTTCTTCGGTAAAAAGGAGAAGTTACCATTGGATGAGTCCTCTTATACAGGTTGGAGAATTCTTCCTGCAAATAAGTACTTCATAGATGAAATTTTCAAAAACGTTTTGATCGGGCCGATCTCCGCTCTATCCGAATTTTTATCCGAAGTTGTAGAGAAACGTTTGATCGATAGAGTTTTGACCGGAACCGGAAAATTTTCCGGAGGCGTTGCCTCGATACTTCGCAGGGTCCAAACAGGAACCGTGGTAGATTACGCTTTTCTAATCGTCTTAGGGACCGTTTTGATCTTGTCCGTATTCTTATGGAGGGGAATCTAA